From bacterium:
GTTTCGGGTTATGTGCACTAGGGGACCTGCCAGCTAGCGGAGCAGGATCAGGAACCTTGCAACCTGGCTCTAAATGCTTGCTGCCGAAATTATTTCTATCATGCCAATGATCTTTAGCTTTCCATCCCAGATCATTTGGTCTTCCTTGGTGAAAATCCAACGGACGGCCTGATGAGTCTACATACCTTTCCCCATAAGGATCCCGATGACTTAAATCTCTTTTCCACTCGGGACCTAGTCCAGATGGATTCTTTGGCAGCTTGAAATCCAACCCACTCGGGTCCACATACTTCACTGGGTTCCCGGCGACATAGGCAAACATATTATCCCCACCGGCATACTCAATCGGGTCGCGGCTCATCCAGCGGTATAAATCAGGCGCATACCACCGTGCCCCGGCTAAATACATCCCATAGACTTGCTCATCGTAGTAGTAACCATACTTACCACTTTTCTTAATTTTAATAATTAATCGCT
This genomic window contains:
- a CDS encoding RHS repeat-associated core domain-containing protein; this encodes RLIIKIKKSGKYGYYYDEQVYGMYLAGARWYAPDLYRWMSRDPIEYAGGDNMFAYVAGNPVKYVDPSGLDFKLPKNPSGLGPEWKRDLSHRDPYGERYVDSSGRPLDFHQGRPNDLGWKAKDHWHDRNNFGSKHLEPGCKVPDPAPLAGRSPSAHNPKPNGEILLPWWMRLPTFLPPVPFFVIPRNEKTNET